The Natrinema salaciae genome includes a window with the following:
- the ppc gene encoding phosphoenolpyruvate carboxylase: protein MRLHNREVRQDVRELGALLGDVLEEQTSRKAFETVESCRRAAIDYRSGELESREPLVTELRNLSPYQQRIVARGFTTYFELINLAEERERVRTIRTDSHEGTLDDSLETAAQELGEADVETVRQVLDDVLIEPTFTAHPTEARRKTVKSKLREISTYLETLDERLLTDKEESQVWRDIDAEITSLWQTPQVRNRQPEPEDEARNVQWYLENTLFDVVGEVYDELDDAIDEEVPGDLEIPKLFEFRSWAGSDRDGNPYVTPDVTANTLERQRSVVLERYREQLKRLSGVLSQDGSRIDAGSAFQASLERDRERLPGSARTAEERYPGEPYRQKLKLMRERLRRVGDVRPGGYDDVDALLDDLEIIAQSLRNNGAESVVDAHVDPIRRQVATFGFSLASLDLREHQAKHTDAIAEALEAEGIDYHGLSEDERVEFLTDAVLQDEPVIDLGDTEALSDDSARVLRLFDSLADWQTEYGSHAIDTYAISMTEEPSHVLEVLFLADQAGVVSLPEHSGIDIVPLLETEYALSGARRIMGTLFENEAYAQALEARNQTQEIMLGYSDSNKENGFLAANWSLYKNQRRLGEICDDHDVTMRLFHGRGGSISRGGGPMNEALLALPNSTVTGQVKFTEQGEAIAEKYANPRIAERNIEQMLNAQLRARKQSMDQPEEEVSDEWVEAMETMADAARREYRDLLESDGFVQYFEQATPITVIEDLDLGSRPASRSGERTVEDLRAIPWVFSWTQSRCILPGWYAIATGVEAYLDDGGSVETLQEMYDEWPFFRTTLDNAALSLSRTELEIAERYADMADEDLRDRFFPRVSDEYERTADLITEIGQRDRLHTRDWLGENLERRNPYVDPLNMLQVYLLNRTHRTDIEERTLRLTVKGIAAGMKNTG, encoded by the coding sequence ACTCCACAACAGGGAGGTCCGCCAGGACGTCCGCGAACTCGGTGCATTACTCGGGGACGTCCTCGAGGAACAGACGTCTCGCAAGGCGTTCGAGACCGTCGAGTCGTGTCGACGGGCCGCGATCGACTACCGATCAGGGGAACTCGAGTCGCGCGAACCGCTCGTCACGGAACTCCGGAACCTCTCGCCGTATCAACAGCGGATCGTCGCCCGCGGGTTCACGACCTACTTCGAACTGATCAACCTCGCGGAGGAGCGCGAGCGCGTTCGGACCATCCGGACGGACTCCCACGAGGGAACTCTCGACGACAGCCTCGAGACCGCGGCCCAGGAGCTTGGCGAGGCCGACGTCGAGACCGTTCGGCAGGTCCTGGACGACGTCTTGATCGAGCCGACGTTCACCGCGCATCCGACCGAAGCCCGGCGTAAGACGGTCAAGTCAAAGCTCCGGGAGATCTCGACGTACCTCGAGACGCTGGACGAGCGGCTGCTGACCGACAAGGAGGAGAGCCAGGTCTGGCGGGACATCGACGCGGAGATCACCAGCCTCTGGCAGACCCCGCAGGTGCGCAATCGCCAGCCCGAACCCGAGGACGAGGCGCGCAACGTGCAGTGGTACCTCGAGAACACGCTGTTCGACGTCGTCGGCGAGGTCTACGACGAACTCGACGACGCCATCGACGAGGAGGTCCCGGGCGACCTCGAGATTCCGAAGCTCTTCGAGTTCCGCTCGTGGGCGGGCAGCGACCGCGACGGCAACCCGTACGTGACCCCCGACGTCACCGCGAACACCCTCGAGCGCCAGCGGTCGGTCGTCCTCGAGCGGTACCGCGAACAGCTCAAGCGCCTCTCGGGCGTGCTGAGTCAGGACGGCAGCCGGATCGACGCCGGCTCCGCGTTTCAGGCCTCGCTCGAGCGGGACCGCGAACGCCTGCCCGGCAGCGCGCGCACCGCCGAGGAGCGCTACCCCGGCGAGCCCTACCGGCAGAAGCTCAAGCTCATGCGCGAGCGGCTCCGCCGCGTCGGCGACGTCCGGCCGGGCGGGTACGACGACGTCGACGCGCTCCTCGACGACCTCGAGATCATCGCACAGAGCCTGCGCAACAACGGGGCCGAGAGCGTCGTCGACGCGCACGTCGATCCCATCCGTCGGCAGGTCGCCACGTTTGGCTTCTCGCTCGCCAGTCTCGACCTCCGGGAGCACCAGGCGAAACACACCGACGCCATCGCGGAAGCCCTCGAGGCCGAGGGGATCGATTACCATGGCCTCTCCGAGGACGAACGCGTCGAGTTCCTGACCGACGCCGTGTTGCAGGACGAACCGGTGATCGACCTCGGCGACACCGAGGCGCTCTCCGACGACTCGGCGCGGGTCCTCCGGCTGTTCGACAGTCTCGCCGACTGGCAGACCGAGTACGGTAGCCACGCCATCGACACCTACGCCATCTCGATGACCGAGGAGCCCAGCCACGTCCTCGAGGTGCTGTTCCTGGCCGATCAGGCGGGCGTCGTCTCCCTGCCCGAGCACTCCGGGATCGACATCGTTCCGCTGCTCGAGACGGAGTACGCCCTCTCGGGTGCGCGCCGGATCATGGGCACGCTGTTCGAGAACGAGGCCTACGCACAGGCGCTCGAGGCGCGCAACCAGACCCAGGAGATCATGCTCGGCTACTCGGACTCGAACAAGGAGAACGGGTTCCTCGCCGCGAACTGGTCGCTGTACAAGAATCAGCGCCGGCTCGGCGAGATCTGTGACGACCACGACGTGACCATGCGGCTGTTTCACGGCCGCGGCGGCTCGATTTCGCGTGGCGGCGGTCCGATGAACGAGGCGCTGCTCGCGCTGCCGAACTCGACGGTGACGGGGCAGGTCAAGTTCACGGAGCAGGGCGAGGCGATCGCCGAGAAGTACGCCAACCCGCGGATCGCCGAGCGCAACATCGAACAGATGCTCAACGCCCAGTTGCGGGCGCGCAAGCAGTCGATGGACCAGCCCGAGGAGGAAGTCAGCGACGAGTGGGTCGAGGCGATGGAGACCATGGCCGACGCCGCCCGCCGCGAGTACCGCGACCTCCTCGAGAGCGACGGCTTCGTCCAGTACTTCGAGCAGGCGACCCCGATCACGGTCATCGAGGACCTCGACCTCGGATCGCGTCCGGCCTCCCGATCGGGCGAGCGCACCGTCGAGGACCTGCGAGCGATCCCGTGGGTGTTCTCGTGGACCCAGTCGCGGTGTATCCTCCCCGGCTGGTACGCGATCGCGACCGGCGTCGAGGCCTACCTCGACGACGGCGGCTCGGTGGAGACGCTCCAGGAGATGTACGACGAGTGGCCGTTCTTCCGGACGACGCTGGACAACGCCGCCCTCTCGCTGTCGCGAACCGAACTCGAGATCGCCGAGCGCTACGCGGACATGGCCGACGAAGACCTGCGGGATCGGTTCTTCCCCCGCGTCTCCGACGAGTACGAGCGAACGGCCGACCTGATCACCGAGATCGGCCAGCGAGACCGCCTGCACACCCGCGACTGGCTCGGCGAGAACCTCGAGCGGCGGAACCCCTACGTCGACCCGCTGAACATGCTGCAGGTCTACCTGCTCAACCGAACCCACCGAACGGACATCGAGGAGCGGACCCTCCGACTGACCGTCAAGGGAATCGCGGCCGGCATGAAGAACACAGGGTAA